The sequence below is a genomic window from Synechococcales cyanobacterium T60_A2020_003.
GGTTGAAGCGTTTAATACCTACAATCGTCGTGATTAAACGCTGCGAACATGGCTTCTTTACCAGCGTCCTCTGCCATGAATACTGAAGTTCCTGATGCAAATCGCGGGCAACGCACCCTAGCCGCCATCGTACTCACCGATGCGGTCGGGTTTAGTGCACGCATGTCAATGGATGAAGAAGATACGCTCGCCCTGATTCAACGCGATCTCAGCCTCATGGAGCGTCTTTGTCAACGTTTTGAGGGGCGCGTCATCAAGTCAACGGGCGACGGTCTGTTGATGTATTTTGTGAGTGCCGTTCAGGCCATGAATTGCAGCCTCAAAATTCAACAAGAGCTGCATCAGCTGCACCATCAAAAAGGATCAGAAAACACCCTCCAACATCGAATTGGGGTACACCTCGGCGATGTATTTATTAACGAATCTGATGTCATGGGGACAGGGGTCAATATTGCCGCTCGCCTCCAGACCGAAGCCTTCCCCGGCGGAATTTGCATTTCACAAATTGTCTATGACGTGGTGAAATCCCGCCTCGATCTTGATGCAACCTACGCAGGCCCACTTCAGCTTAAAAACATTCGGGAGCCCCAACCCGCTTATCACATCAACCCCATCCCCAATGCCTCGCCTGCCCCAGTATCAACACCCGCCAGGACGTCCGTTGCCGCTGCCCAGCCCTTATCTCCCAACCCTGAAGAATCGCCAGATTCTGGCAGCAGTTCCCGCGATTCCCTCACGCCAGGGACAAAAGTTGGGGGACGCTATACGATTCAGCGGGTGATTGGTCAAGGCGGGTTTGGTCGATCTTACTTAGTTGAAGATACCCAGCGTTTTGGGGAGCCCTGTGTCCTAAAAGAATTCTTTCCCGCGAACAACAATAAGTCGAGCCGATCGCTCCAAAAAGCCCTCGACTTATTTAAGCGTGAGGCCAAAACCCTCTATCAAATCAACCATCCCCAGGTGCCGAAGTTTTGGGCTTGCTTCACCCAGGGCAAGCGCCTGTTCATCGTGCAGGAATATATTGACGGTGTCACCTATTCTCAACTGATTAAGCAGCGAAAACGGGATGGAGTTCGCTTTAGTGAAGTAGAGGTGCTGCGCTGGCTCATGCACATGCTGCAAGTGTTGGACTATCTGCATGGGCTGAATTTAGTCCACCGTGATATTTCGCCGGATAACATTATTTATTCGCGCGATCGCAACTTACCCGTGTTGATTGACTTTGGCCTCGTGAACGATGCCATGACCAGCCTCCTCTCTGAGGATCATGAAGACGGCAAATCTGGCACGATGGTCGGCAAATTTGGCTACTCGCCACCGGAGCAGATTCAGCTTGGGCAATGCTTTCCATGCAGCGATTTATATGCTTTGGGCGTCACCACCTTGGTACTGCTGACGGGGCGATATCCGCGCGACTTGATGGATCGCAGCACCCTAGATTGGCGCTGGCAAGACTATGCACAGGTGAGTCCGGGGCTGACTGCGATTCTCCAGCGCCTATTACAGCAGCGCCCAGCGGCGCGGTTTCAGACCGCCCGTGAGGTGCTCGAAATCGTGATTCCCATGTTGTCTGGGCAGGGGGGTAATCTTCAAAATCAGGCATCTTCGCCATTGCCCCAATACACGGCGGCGGCGGTTGATCTGACGGTTGACCCGACTGTTGCCCCGGTGTTTGAGGCCCCGATGCAGGGCGGCCAGTCGGTACTGCGTGATCCGGCATTTATTGAGCAGTGTCGCCAAGAACTGACCCGCTGTGTGGGGCCAATGGCGAACTTTTTGCTGGAGGATGTGCTGGAGCAATATCCCAACGCGACGCCCCAGGAATTGGTAGAACACCTGGCTGCCCAGCTTTCGGATGGTAAGCAGGCCAGCGAATTTTCCACCAGTGTCCACATTGCAACCCCTTTGGGTGGTGTGGAACAACCCGGCGCTGGGCTCACCCGGCTGCAACGGGGTTCGACGAGTGGCGCAGAGCTTGCCTCGGTCAGTTCTGGTGTTCAGAGCAGCGGTGGGGCTGAGCCGATGGGGCTGAGCCCAGAGTTTTT
It includes:
- a CDS encoding protein kinase; protein product: MASLPASSAMNTEVPDANRGQRTLAAIVLTDAVGFSARMSMDEEDTLALIQRDLSLMERLCQRFEGRVIKSTGDGLLMYFVSAVQAMNCSLKIQQELHQLHHQKGSENTLQHRIGVHLGDVFINESDVMGTGVNIAARLQTEAFPGGICISQIVYDVVKSRLDLDATYAGPLQLKNIREPQPAYHINPIPNASPAPVSTPARTSVAAAQPLSPNPEESPDSGSSSRDSLTPGTKVGGRYTIQRVIGQGGFGRSYLVEDTQRFGEPCVLKEFFPANNNKSSRSLQKALDLFKREAKTLYQINHPQVPKFWACFTQGKRLFIVQEYIDGVTYSQLIKQRKRDGVRFSEVEVLRWLMHMLQVLDYLHGLNLVHRDISPDNIIYSRDRNLPVLIDFGLVNDAMTSLLSEDHEDGKSGTMVGKFGYSPPEQIQLGQCFPCSDLYALGVTTLVLLTGRYPRDLMDRSTLDWRWQDYAQVSPGLTAILQRLLQQRPAARFQTAREVLEIVIPMLSGQGGNLQNQASSPLPQYTAAAVDLTVDPTVAPVFEAPMQGGQSVLRDPAFIEQCRQELTRCVGPMANFLLEDVLEQYPNATPQELVEHLAAQLSDGKQASEFSTSVHIATPLGGVEQPGAGLTRLQRGSTSGAELASVSSGVQSSGGAEPMGLSPEFLERCRHALVKCVGPMADFLLEETLADYPNLGPQGLVAQLATEIPDTCKAQEFQQQL